GAAAACTCTGCCCCACATACATGTCTAGCCCCCCTTGATTCCATTTCGATGAAAAGCGCACATATAGGCTCCATTTCCATAAAATTGAGCCCTTTGCTCCAAGCCTTGACCAAAACAGGAAAAAAAGTAACTTAACGTACCACATAATTTTCTGTTAGCGCCgttaataaataagaaaaataacagAAAGACTAACGTTATCTTTTAATGACATATTtgattaattcattttttttttggacaaaaatgaaaatcgagatatctttcagaaattattttacttattaaCTCGTAAATCAATGATTCTGGAGTTctaaatataaatcagtacacgCACTAAAGGGTGTTTGGACATGTTCCCGTTACTTCTTCGACAGTCACCAACATGAGAACATGTGAAAAGTAAAATACCAAATCCACAACTAAAGGATAATTCATGCTAACAAATACGCCTAAAAATATTCTCAACACACTAACAGGAAAACTTTGGCTCTTTAGTCTCTCTttagaaaattattaaataaacataaagcctAAAAAAGCCCAACTTTCTTAATTAACCATTTATGGTATTACTCTTATTTGTCAATATGataaatcatttttttttctaattaaaacGGATAATAATGAATGGTGAATTAGGTAAAACTTGGTGCAGATACATTGAGCAAATCTAAAGATGAGATGAAATGAGAGATGTTCAATCTGAAGAAAATATACATCTCACAATTTCATCTTTAAATTTGCCAACCACATCATAAACCAAGTTCAACTTGATGCATGGTAACATTGTCCTAATAAGTATAGCTCAAAGAGTATCTCAACAAAAATCTAAATGGTACAACAATATTTGAAAGATAATTAGATTTCTTCATCTCATCTGACAAAGACAACTGATGCTTGAATTAATTAGCAGGAAATTTGAGTTCATGTGCACCATCCATCTGCCACATGATATGCAACATAGTAACATTGACTTGCACATTTTTCATTTCACAATTGACTTGCAAGAAATATAATGCGGAGAATATAGGATAACAGAGGCAGTGTAGAAAGTAATGCAAGTAGTTTACTTGATTTGACTGTCAACAAAGTCAGAATTTGTTTGGAAATCCCAAAATTGTCCCTGGAAGCAAAGCAGGCTCAGTGTTCATCTTTAGAACAGTAATTGTTACAAAAGCCGTTTTCAACAGGTGCCTCCAATACATCTGAAATGAACTTAATTAAAGAACAAAGCCCTCCCAAGAAGTTGTGATCAATGGCACCTTTTGCATCCGCCACATGTGCAAAGTCAACAAGTTTAACAAGAGCACCTGAACTACTACTTCCTTTCATCAGAGATTCCCTTTCATATACCATGAGGACAGAACAAGAATAGAAATGAAAAATAGTTTGAACCTCAAACCATTTCTTAAGTTCCAGTAGCTGTTCCAAAATTCCAGAAGGTCCACCAAAAACCTTAGACGCAAAAGAACAATCTGGGTGTATGTTATCATTTGAAGACACGTTGGAAGAAACAAACCTACTCAATACCAATTTGGCATCGTTGGCAGCTAGGTTTTGAAGAAACTTCCTGCCCGGCTGCCAGACCGATGCATCTTTGGAGGAGGTCACTAACTTCAATCCTGATATTCTAAAACCCAATGTCAGGCTAGAGGATTCTCTATCCTTTTTTAAACACTTTTCAATGTAGGACTCAGAAGCTTGCGGATCCCAAGTCCTAGAACCAATTTTGATATCCATTACAGACGGGCTCTGGTAACTGGAGACAACATCTTCCAAAACAAGATGGGGTTGTAAGCCAGAGCCATCAGATGCATTGATAGCCTTACTACCACGAAAAATGGGGAAGTATCTGCGAATGTTGTCGGGGACCCTGGGATCAGAAGACAGGGAGGTATAAAATGCAATTTCTTTGGAACCACGTTCATCATTTTGAAGAGGCTTGTAGAAGTTTCCAGAATCGTCTATTAGGGGGCCAAGGACACCATCTTTGGCTTGATGACCAGCAACTTGGTGCTCTGGGATCTTAAACATTTTCCTGTTGATAATGGTAACAAACCTCAGATACAATCACAAAACATTAACATGCGATTTCCAAGCAGCAATTGTTTCATAAACAAAGTTCTCATTATGACACAATCCTAGACAATGAGAGTGGGACCAGAAAACCCCACCATCTTAAAAAATCCCATAGGGACATGTGGT
This region of Arachis hypogaea cultivar Tifrunner chromosome 8, arahy.Tifrunner.gnm2.J5K5, whole genome shotgun sequence genomic DNA includes:
- the LOC112707741 gene encoding inositol polyphosphate multikinase beta; amino-acid sequence: MFKIPEHQVAGHQAKDGVLGPLIDDSGNFYKPLQNDERGSKEIAFYTSLSSDPRVPDNIRRYFPIFRGSKAINASDGSGLQPHLVLEDVVSSYQSPSVMDIKIGSRTWDPQASESYIEKCLKKDRESSSLTLGFRISGLKLVTSSKDASVWQPGRKFLQNLAANDAKLVLSRFVSSNVSSNDNIHPDCSFASKVFGGPSGILEQLLELKKWFEVQTIFHFYSCSVLMVYERESLMKGSSSSGALVKLVDFAHVADAKGAIDHNFLGGLCSLIKFISDVLEAPVENGFCNNYCSKDEH